In the Catenovulum adriaticum genome, AATTAACTTTCAGCTTTTACGCTATCTTCATCACCTATATGTACCGCGCCACGCTTTTCAGCCAGCTGAATTTGGCGTTCTCGTTCAGCAAAACGTGCTTTATCTTCATCTGAAGTTTTATCAAAACAATGTGGACAGCTAACCCCTTTTTGGTATCTCTCATCTTGCTTTTCGGTTTCAGTAATTGGCATACGGCAAGCATAGCATTGGTCATAACTACCCTGCTCTAAATTATGATCAACCGTCACTCTCTGGTCAAAAACAAAACATTCACCTTTCCATTTGGTTTGTTCTGCAGGTACTTCTTCTAAATATTTTAAAATACCGCCTTTTAAGTGATAAACTTCGTCAAATCCTTGCTCTTTCAAATAAGCCGTTGATTTTTCACAGCGGATACCACCCGTGCAAAACATAGCCACTTTTTTATGTTTTTTGGCATCTAAATGCTTTTCAACATATTCTGGAAATTCACGAAAAGTTGTGGTTTTAGGGTCAACCGCATTTTCAAAAGTACCAATGGCCACTTCATAATCATTCCGAGTATCAACTAATAAAACATCAGGGTCAGAAATTAAAGCATTCCAATCTTTAGGTTCAACATAAGTACCAACGACCTGCCTTGGATCTATACCTTCAACCCCCATGGTCACAATTTCCTTTTTAAGCTTAACTTTCGTTCGATAAAAAGTTTGCTCTTGGGCAATGGATTCTTTGTGCTCAATATCCGCTAAACGAGGATCCGATTTTAACCAATTTAACACCGCATCAATCCCTTCTCTAGGGCCTGACACCGTGCCGTTAATACCTTCAACCGCCAATAATAAAGTACCTTTTACTTGGTTATCTACCATCACATTATGCAAAGGCTCTCTTAAAGCTTCAAAGTTATCAAGACGGGTAAATTTATAAAGTGCTGCAACTACGTAGTTCATTAGGCTTCCTCTGTTCAGTCCAATCGTAAGTTGGATACAAAAATTAAGCTGCGAATTATACGATTTTTTTCCTAAAATGCGAATAAAGCGGTTGATATAGATCAATAAACAATTAAGCTTCTTTTTGCTTAACTCTTTGCCTCATTAATTTAATCAAATCACGCCAGCTAACAATACCAATTGGTTTATTTGTTTCATCTACAATTGGGATACACGAAATAATATGTTCATCAAAGCATTTGATTATATCAACCAAGTTACTCTCCACTGATAATGTAACGGGATGACGCGACATAATTTGATGAACTCTCTTATTTAAAGTCGCACGATCTCTTGCTTGTTCGGATGCAGTATCAAGATTTGGACTAAGCGCTTTTAGCCAATCTCGATCCGACACCACACCCACTAACTTTGATTTTTCAACCACTAATAAATGATGAAAATGTGTATTATTGAAAATTTCACTGACTACAGATAAAGCGTCATCAGGCTCAACAGTTACCACCGGCTTAGACATCAAGTCACTTATTTTCATCTAATCACAACTCCTTTATTAATGTTTAACACACTTAGAATATTTAAAGTGATTCTAACGCCAATTACAACCTCAATTAATCCCTTTAGTACCCACTTAAATTTAACCAACCTAGATGACCCCTACTCGGTGTAATGAATATGTTTCAAACGGCCTTTTTTAACGGAGACTGCGTTAAATTTACTTGCATAAATCCCAATGGATAAGGGAAGTAGAGCGGCGTTGAAACTAACGCAGAGGCTAGTTATTAACGCGCGAATTTAACTTGTCCACGCAACAAAATTATAATTAGCCATCATGCAGTGCTATAAAATTAAATAAATAAAGAAATCGGTAAACAAAAATCCAGTTCAAATAACTCATCAGCTGTCAAAAATTGGTTTTTATAATATTGAACATAAGCAGGTGTCGATTGCATTTTAAAGCCAGACGCGGGCAACCATTGCTCTAAAATGTAACTTAGCTGCGGTAATAAGTCGCCATATTTCCCTGTTAACTTAAAAACAGCATGTAAACCGCCTGGAATCATTAAGCTATTAACAACCCCCCGACGAGTTAAAGGAGTATCAATAGCCAAGCAAGCTACATATCGGCATTGCGCCAATTCAACCACAGCTGGATTCGATTGATGTAAGCCAAATTGCTGTGAAAAGTCGCGTTTTTCTATCTGTGCCCAAGCCTGAAGAATTTGCCATGCTTGACGAATAGAACGCCCGTAACCAGTATGCCGAACATACGCAACATGCCGATTTGGCAAATTAATAATATTTGCTGGAGGACATTTGGATTTATCTAGCCTTTGATACGCAGCCGCTATTTCAGCGTCTTTTAAATAAGGCTTATCTTTATTTTCACTTTCACTCTGTCGCCATTGACCCGGCGACATAAAAAAAATAGATTTAAATGCACGACTAAAAGATGAAACCGAAGAAAAACCACTTTTCGTCGCAATTTCTAACACACTAGCCTTAGAATCAAACATTAACTGATTGGCAGCAAACTCTAAACGCGCTCGACGAATATATGAATGCACGGGTTCACCCACCACTTGTTTGAAAGTACGGTGGAAATGTTGCTCAGAGTAAGCCGCAATATCAGCTAAATCTTTCGCCGGTAGATCAAAGGTTATATCTTGATGAATATAGGCTAATACATCATTTATTCTCGAGATTTTTTGTTCTGATGACATTTTAAAATTCTCTGGACAAACCGTACATGGCTATCTTTTTACATATATCATAAACGGACATATATAAAAGCATAAAAGGACATCACTTAGCAATTTATTTCAAGTAAGCTTGGGCAAATTTTTTTCAGTGTGCCAATCAGTATGAAAATCGCAAAATCATTACAACAAATTCAACCTTCTTACATTCGCGAAATTTTAGCGGCTGCGCAAACGCAAGGCGTTATCTCGCTCGCTGGCGGCTTACCCGATGGCGAAAGCTTTCCACTTGATTTAATGGAAGATTCACTTAACACGCTAGCAGCAAGCCCTCAATTATTTCAATATGGGCACACCGCAGGTTATGCACCTTTACTCGATTATTTTAAACAAACAGAGCAACAACCCGGCCACCACAGCGCAATTGTTTGTACGGGCTCGCAACAAGCTTTAGATTTAATCGCTCGTGCTTTTTTAAATCCAAATGATATTGTTGTAATGGAAGCACCTAGCTATTTAGGCGCATTACAAGTATTTGGCTTAGCCCAAGCGAATGTGCAAAGTATTCAACAACGCGCAGACGGCCCTGACTTGGCTCAACTAGAAGCAAAATTTGCGACCGGTGAAGTAGTGATGTTTTACGCGGTTCCAGATTTTCATAACCCAACTGGTGTGTGCTGGTCACTTGAAGTAAGACAAAAAGTTGCCCAACTTTGTATTCAATATAATGTCACTTTAATTGAAGACGTGCCTTACCGTGAACTTAGATTTAATGGCCAGGCGTTGCCACTCACCTCTAGCTTTTGTCCAGATAACTCATTAGTCTTACGCTCGTTTTCTAAAATAGCGACACCTGGCATTCGACTTGGTTTATTAACAGGAAAAACCGATTGGATTAACCCACTCATAAAAGTAAAACAATCTTCTGATTTGCATTCATCTGTTCCAATGCAAGCGGTTTTATTAGACTTGTTAAAACACCCTAACTTTGACAAGCATCTGGCGAAATTACGTGATTTATACCAAAAACGTTATCTTGCGTTAACAGAGCAACTAAGTCAAAAATTACCAGCTGGTTGCCAATTTAATACAGTTGATGGCGGTATGTTTATTTGGCTAACCGTGCCTGATTGTAATACTTACCAATTAGCACAAGCGGCCATTGATAATAATGTCGCTGTTGTGCCTAGTGCTGTATTTTATCAGCAAGGTGAAACGGTTGAGCCAGCGTTAAGGTTAAACTTTACGAATGCCAGCGAAAGCGAGCTCGCAACCGCAGTTGATCGTTTAGTTACGGCTATAAATGAGAGTTGCAAACCAATTTAATTAATTTTTAATTTATAGGCCCATTCTTTTAGCCTACACCTACCCTTACAGACCTACACTTTGGATAAAAGTTAGGTCCAGCGGCACAATGTAGGCTTCAAACAAACCAATACATACAAAATAAGTTCAACGCGCTCCATTTCAACAGATTCGCTCCAAACGATAAAGCTTGATAAGATGCCATCACACTTTGCAACTCAAAAGGAAAGCGCATGAAACTATTTGTATTTGATCATTGTCCATTTTGTTTAAAAGCAAGAATGGCTGTGGGCTATAAAAATTTACCAGTCGCTATTGAGTACTTACAAAATCATGATGTTCAAGCCAGAATAGATAAAGTAGGTGCCAATACGGTGCCTATTTTACAAACTGAAAATGGTAATTATATCGCCGAAAGTTTGGATATTGTTGAATACTTGGATCGCTCAGACGGCCAACCACAATTACTAGACTCAACTCAATCAACACAAATTAATCGATGGTTAAGTCAAGCCAGCGAGGCTAGCAATACACTTGTGTTTCCACGTTGGTTAAAAATTGAGTTACCAGAATTTGCCAGCCAAGAAGCCAAAGATTGGTTCGAAAAAAATAAAACACGAATGATTGATATGAGCTTTGAGAGCGCTTTTGAACAATCTAATTTAGCAATTGAAAACATGCATTCTGTTTTACAGCGATTAGATTTTCTTCAACTCCCTTCAGACCGCAATAATCAACTAAGCTATGACGATATTAATTTATTTCCGTTTTTGCGCAATTTAACTGTGGTAAAAGGCTTAAAATTTCCAAATAAAGTTGCGGAATATATTGATCAAGTCGCTAAATTAACCCGAATAAAATTATATACCGCTCAAGCCATTTAGCCCTTAACACAGTCAACAGCTGGTTACGCCATTATATAAATCTGTGTTATAACCAGCTGATTTTCTAATTCGACAGTGTACGAATAAACCGATTGCTTAGCTGCCGTTAAACTTAGCTTTTGCTTGCTCTACTTTTGAAAAGTCTAATCCTAATTCGTCAACCGCCTGCTTAATTAAATCTGGGTTGCCCATCACTGTCATCATTAACGCTTGCAATTTATCAGCAGGTAAACCTAAAGATTGAATAGTCGGCATAGCGGCTAACGGGTTATCTGTTAATTGAGTAAATAATTCAGCAATTTTTTCATCGCTTACATTCAACTCTTTTAATGTTTGAATAATTGGGTTCATTGTTGCTCCTACTTTATAATCTACTTTATAAATAGTGGGCTTTATACTCTGAATTAAATTAAATGTCAGCCTTTGTACGTGTTTATCTTTGTATATAATGTGAGTCGAGCGGAAATGATTTAGACAAAGCAGAAATAACGAGCTTCTGTTTTGCCTAAGACTAAAATAACCTATAGCTCGTTAAAAATCATGGCAAGGATTAATCAAGACGAACCCCATACATTTTTATCGCTTTTAAGTGAATCCGTAAAAAGCAAAGCCGATATTCTGATATACTCAATTTAAAAATTTGCTGGTGCTTTTAGCTGTATAGGATCAACCAATGGAACAATTTCCGATATTTTTAAATTTAAATAATTTTCCTTGTGCTGTTGTCGGGGGCGGTGATGTCGCGTTTAGAAAAGCCAGCGCATTACTTAAAGCACAGGCCGAACTGACCATTATTTCACCCAAAGTTTGCCCTGAATTAAAACAACTCATTGACGACCATCATTTAACTTGGCTTAATCAAAATTACCAAGATCAGCTAATTGATAATATGCGTTTAGTTGTCGCCGCAACGGATAACGAAACCGTTAATGCCCAAGTTTACGCTTATTGTGAAGCCCATAAAATTTTAATTAATACCGTTGACTCACCTAAATATTGCCGTTATACCACACCTTCTATTGTTGATCGCTCCCCTATTTTAATCGCGATTTCATCAGCCGGTATGAGCCCCGTATTAGCCAGACGGATCAGAGCGACAATAGAGTCCAGCTTGCCGCAAGCATTAGGCGAAATAGCAGAGTATGCAGGTTCGCTGCGCACACGAATTAAGCAAGCTTTCAGTACATTAGATCAAAGGCGAACTTTTTGGGAAAACTTTTTTTCCAGTTCCATCGTCAGTCGCTTTCGCCAGCTAAAAGCTGAACAAAAAGAACAAATTGTCAACGATTTAATTGCCAATGAACAAGTGCAAGGTGAAGTTTGGTTAGTCGGTGCTGGTCCTGGTGATGAAGAATTATTGACCATTAAAGCACTGCAAAAAATGCAGCTCGCTGATGTAATTGTTTACGATAGACTCATCTCCCAAAAAACGCTTGATTTAGCTCGTAAAGATGCAGATTTTATTTGTGTCGGTAAACAAAAAAATTATCATTTAAAACAACAAGAAGAAATTAACGATTTATTAGTTAGATTAGCCCAAGAAGGTAAAAAAGTATGCCGTTTAAAAGGCGGAGATCCTTTCATTTTTGGCCGAGGTGGTGAAGAATTAGAAACCTTGGTTGAACACCAAATTCCATTTCAAGTCATTCCAGCTGTCACAGCCGCGGCTGGTTGCGCCAGTTATGCAGGCATACCGCTTACCCACAGAGATTACGCCAGAAAAGTCGTATTTGTCACAGGCCAAAACAGTAAAGCCGGTGATTATCCAGATTGGCAAGCACTGGTTCGTCCATACCAAACATTAGTGGTTTATATGGGCTTAACCCGAGCGCAATTAATTAAAGATGAGTTGATTCATCATGGAATGAGTAAAAGCATGCCTGTGGCGATTGTTGAAAAAGGCACCACCCGCGAGCAAAAAGTATACGTTGGCAATTTAGATAATCTACCGCAACTGGCCAGAGACAATCAGATTGGTTCACCTGCTTTATTAATTATTGGGGAAGTGGTTAAACTTGCAAATACCCTTAACTGGTTTAATCCAGATGAATTGACTGATGAAACCAGTACTTTTAACACTTATATAAAGCCGTAAAATCTACTTTATTGAGTTGATTTATAGAATAGATTGCACACATTGCGTGCTTTAGTTAAAACCAAAAGGCCTAAATTTGATACTCTATCGAAATTAGGCCTTGCTAGGGTCTGTTGACCTTTTGGGTACAATTTTGCAGCAGTTTGTTTGGTATTTATACAAGGCATAGCGATTGACGTGTAGTGGGCTACATAAATGAGCTATAAAGACTTTATGCTCCTGCAAAGTCACCTTACCCCACATCCATGTGGGGCAACACAGTAGAAATGCTAAACAAACGCTGCCCTTCGGGTTCGTCCTAAACGCTTTTTGCTCTTTGTTGCCTGCATGGATGCAGGTACTTAGCGTGAGCAGGATGCGGTAGCTGTGCTCGATATTGACATAGAAGAACTATGCTACATATCTCGCGTCGCGATCAAAAAGCGTTTAGTTAGAACAAAATTTGTACTCCAAACGTCAACAGACCCTAGCGCTTTAAATACATCCCGTTTTAAGAAATCACTTCATTATTCTGCCTTGTCGTTATGACATTTGGCGGTTTTCAATCGCTAAACCGCAAACCGTTTGCAAGTGCTCAGCTATGCTTTCTAAGTTGTAATCTTGCTGCGGTGGAATACGAATAAACGAATGCTGCCCTTTTAAACAGGCAAGCACCCAATCGTTTTTCCGTTCGTTTTCAGCACGAGTATCTAACTCAATAACAGCCAAAATAGCATTGTTTTTATCCGTAATCACAAAATCCATCAACTTACTTAGCGAATTACGTTTTAGCAATTTGTCTTGTGCGCTAATTAAGTAAGCAAGCGAAACTTGGCAGTGTATACGGTACTCAGAGCTTAATATTTGCTGTAATAACAAATGTAATTTTTGCCTAGGGTTTAACTGCAACGCTTCATGCTTTTTGATAAATTCGAAACGGTCAATTTTAGCTTGTTGCTGTTTTTTTTGCCAAAAATGCGTTGCAATTAAAACAAGGATAAATACGCCAACGACAATAAGTATATTCATTCATTTTAAGTTTTTTATAGTGTTATATAAACTATGGTAACGGCCCCATTTAATTAAAGCTACTGATAAATTTAATCAATAGAAAAGTCCTTTTAAAATTAATGTCCAATTAACTTAAAGCTCGTATCAAGGTTTGCGTATTCACTTTTATTAATTTCCAACAACTTGCCAGCCCTAATAAACCAATCACTAAAGCACCGGTTATAGGGCCAATTAACCAAAATGACCAATGAAAACTCGCTGGCATATTAAATACCTGAGTTTGCAAAATATACAGCGCAATTTCGTTAGCCATCGCGGCGAACAACCCGGCTAGCGCCCCTAAAATCATAAATTCTAAACTAACGCTGTTTCTGAGTAGACTAGACTTAGCGCCAAGCGTTCGAAGTATAACTAACTCTTGTCGCCTTTCATCTAAACTGGCTTGCACTTGTGCAATTAAGACTAAACCACCTGCCACAACAACCAAAATTAAAATAAACTCAACCGCCAACGACACTTGATTTGTAATTTGTCTAATTTGATTAATAATAGCGTCGATATCGATTAAGGTCGCGCTTGGAAACTGGCTCATAATATTATGCAGCTTTGGTTTAGTTTCTTCAGGCACATAAAAGCTAGTGATATATGTAGCCGGAAATTCATTTAAAACCGCCGGATTAAAAATCATAAAAAAGTTAGGTCGCATTGATTCCCAAACTACTGAGCGGATACTTGCAACTTTTACGTCTAACGCTTTTCCAGCAATATTAAAAGTTAGCTTATCGCCTAACGCAATCCCCATACGCTCTGATAATTTTTCTTCAATTGATACTAAATAATCAGTTTCGTTGGGTTGCCACCATTGCCCTTGCACCAATTCATTCTCTTCTGGTAAATTCGGATAAGCAGTTAAGTTTAACTCTCGTCCAATTGAGCGTTGTCTGTCTTCTACATCATCACGCTTTTCTTTCGATACTTGATCGCGCAATAATTCATCATTAATCGAAGTTAAACGACCACGGGTAACAGGGTAAGTATCATCTATTTCAATTGATTGCTTTTGAAAAGCTTGCGTAAAAGGCTCAAGCTCAGTTTCACTAATATTCACGGCAAAGTAATTAGGTGTGCCTTCTGGTAACTGAGATTGCCACTGTGCTAATAAATCGTTGCGCAGTACTAATACAATTAATAAAAGCTCGATGGCTACCGTAAAACTGATTAGTTGAACGCTATTTTCACGTGCTCGCCGGTATAGCCCAGCAAGCGCTAATTTTGTTGCGCTACCAGCGTTAGCACCAGCTTTGCGTGACCCCCAAATAGCGCTTCTGGCAATCAGTAATAATAAAACGATCACAACCCCAGCAGATGCTAATAACGCTAAGCTTAGTTTTAAACTGTCGCTGTATAACCACATTAAACAAAAAATAGCGGTGGCTGAAAACAGCCAGTTTAACCAATCTTTATTTTTTAAACCTTGCATTTGCCGATGTAAAACACGCAGCGGTGGAATTGAAAATAATTTAAGGAGCGGATAAACCGAAAACAACAATAAACTTAACAACCCTGTACTTACAGCCAGCCACCAAGGTCTAAAACCGCCACTTGGAATATAGTCGGGTAAATAACTTTGCAAAGCTTGAACAACGGCAATTTGTCCGAGATAGCCAATCATTAACCCTACCCCAATACCAACTAAAGCAATTAACCCCAATTGAATAACAAATACCCACTTAATTTGCTGCTGGCTAGCACCGAGCGTTTTTAAAATAGCAACCAAGTCAAAATGACGCTCGCAAAAACGCGAAGCAGCTACTGCAATGGCGGTCGCGGCCAAAACGATACCGAGTAAACTGGCTAATAAAAAATATTGCTCAGCTCTGCGTACCGCTCTAAGAATTGGCGAGCTATTATTTTGAGTAGAGCGCAACCTATGAATATCGCGATTGAGTTGAGGTTCAACCCAATCTTGAAAGTCAGTTAATTGCGTATTTTCGCCGATTAAATTAAGTTGATAACTCACTCTGGAGCCTGGTTGAATAACCCCGGTTTTCTCCAAGTCAGTCAAATTAATCAGCGCTAAACCACCTGAGTTAAATACGTTCAGATCCGCATCCGGTACACTGGTAACAACCTCTGATAATTCAAATTGAGCATTGCCAAGTTCGACACTATCGCCAATTGATAATTTAAGCTGGCTTACTAATTTACTATCTAACCAAATTTTTCCGGCTTGTACTCTTTTTTGGGTGCTTTGTCCTTGATCCCATGCAGCATCTGTTACTGCTAACTCCCCTTTTAGTGGGTAAGCTGAGTCCACGGCTCGAATACTGGCAAGCTGCATTTGCTCATTGGCAAACAACATAGACGAAAACCTAACTTGCTTAGACTCAGTTAAGCCAAATTCATTGGCTTTACTGACCCACTCAGGGTTTATCTCCCGTGAAGCAATCAGTAAACTATCGCCTGCTAAAAACTCTCCACTTTTATCTTGTAGCGCACCTTGCAGCCTTTCACTAAACATAGACAGTGAAAAAACAGACGACACTGCCAATATTAGCGCAGCCAAAATAATACTGAGTTCACCACGCTTTAGCTCTTGTTTAAGCAACCTTGATGCGAGCTGAAATGCCCCGCTAAACATTTGTTGAAAAGAAACCGTTTTAACCTGCATAAGAACCAGCCTCGTCATTAATTTTGGGTTGATTCGTTATATTTTGGGTTATTTCAGTTAACTGACCCGCTTGCATCTGGAGTTGCCGCTGACATCGTTTGGCTAAATTTAAATCGTGAGTGACCAATACTAAAGTGGTTCCCTGCGCTTTGTTTAATTCAAATAATAAATTTTCTACTTTATGCCCGTTTTCAGCATCTAAATTACCGGTTGGTTCATCCGCAAATAAAATATCGGGCTTACTGGCAAACGCACGAGCCACTGCGACTCTTTGTTGCTCACCACCTGATAACTGATTAGGATAATGATGCCCTCTGTCGGCTAAGCCAACTGCCGATAACAGTTCACTGGCTTGTTCTTTTGCTTTTGCTTGGTGATTTAATTCAAGTGGCAACATGACGTTTTCAAGAGCAGTTAAGCTTTGGACTAACATAAAAGACTGAAACACAAAGCCAACATGCTGGCCTCGCAATAAAGCACGCTGCTCTTCGTCTAGTCGGTTTAAAGATTGTCCAGCGAGCTCAATCTCACCTTGTTCGCATACGTCTAATCCAGCTAATAAACTCAATAAGGTTGACTTACCTGAGCCTGAACGACCAACTATCGCAACCGATTCTCCTGCATTTATTTCAAACTGACAATCAGATAAGATCTTGAGTTCTTCGCCATTTGATATTACTGTTTTAGATAATTTTTTTACGCTGAGAATAGATGACATTATGCCCCTTCCTTATTATTTTAATGCAAGCGATAAACATTTGAAAAACACATTATTAGCGCCACTGTTTGTTATATTTATACTTTTAAATACCGTTTTAGTTCAATCGGCTCACGCTTCAACCAATAAACAAACCTTACTCATATTAGGCGATAGCCTATCCGCTGGTTATGGTTTAGAAGTTGAACAAAGCTGGGTTTATTTATTAAAACAAGACTGGCAACAAAAATATCCCAATCGACAAATCATTAATGCCAGTATCAGCGGTGATACCACCAGTGGTGGTTTAAACCGCTTTAAACAATTGCTCAACGAGTTTAAACCAACTTGGGTTTTAATTGAGCTAGGTGGCAATGACGGCTTACGCGGTTTTCAACTCTCTACTATTAAACAAAATTTAACCCAATTAGTTCAATTAAGCCAACAACATAATGCCGAACCCATATTAGCAGAAATAAAAATTCCTCCTAATTACGGTCAACGTTATGTTGCATTATTTATTAAACAATACCATCAAATCGCATCTGAATTTAAGTTAGATTTAATTCCTTTTTTTATTGAGTCTGTCGCGACCCAGCCTGACCTAATGCAAAACGATGGCATACACCCAAATGCAAAAGCACAAACTCAAATAAAAACCTACATGGATAAGCATTTAAATCAAGCAATTGAATCAGAGTAATTGCTTTATTTAAGATAAATTAGCACAATAGCGACAATTTTTAGCTATTAGCATCAATTATACTGTGCGGTATAAAGCACAGTCATCATCATTTTTCGGAGTTCACCAATAATGAGTTCGCTACAAGATCAATTATTAAAAGCCGGTTTA is a window encoding:
- a CDS encoding arylesterase, which gives rise to MKNTLLAPLFVIFILLNTVLVQSAHASTNKQTLLILGDSLSAGYGLEVEQSWVYLLKQDWQQKYPNRQIINASISGDTTSGGLNRFKQLLNEFKPTWVLIELGGNDGLRGFQLSTIKQNLTQLVQLSQQHNAEPILAEIKIPPNYGQRYVALFIKQYHQIASEFKLDLIPFFIESVATQPDLMQNDGIHPNAKAQTQIKTYMDKHLNQAIESE